TCTACCCTAGGTCATTCTCCACATGAGTGCATTGCATTACATAGGCACATATTGCAGTGGAATGTAAACATGGTGATAAATTGGCCATTGCACAGAAGTTTTTCCCCATTAATGTAAACATGCGTAAAAGTGTTGTTGTAAAGCACTGTAGtacttttgtttgtatttggtaattattgtcctaccatgggttaactaggcccGAAGAGATCGAGAGCCGATATCAGAGGGGAGGCAAGAATGGAGGCGCCCGACCCGGTTGAGGAGGACATGGATGTGGCCGTCTCAGCACCCGTCCTGATGGAGGCGGCCATGGGGGTGGTCGTCCCAGCGCCCGTTCCGGTGGAGGTCGCCATGGGCGCCGTCATCGCAGCGCCCGTCCCGGTGGAGGCGGCCATGGGCTTCGTCGTCGAGCACCCGACCCGGTGGAGGCGGCCATGGGCGTCGTCGCCGTAGCGCCCGGCCTGGTGGAGACGGCCATGGGCGTCGTCGTCGCAGCGCCTGTCTCGGTGGAGGCGGCCATGGGCGTCGTCGTCGGGGCGCGAGCACCGGTACCAGTATAGATTTGGTCGTTGCGTGCGGCTCAAGCCTACGTGGTGACCCTCCCTGACGGCACCTACGTCAGCGTCCGCGCCATCAACGTGGAGCAGGCTGCGGCCCTCCATTTGCTCCTGTTGCCTCAGCTCGACGCGAGGGAGTGGACCATCCCCGATCTGCGCCGCGTCGAGAACCTCACCCGCATCTACCACCTCCTCATGCTTGGCATCCACGCCCTCCTCGAGATGGTCGCCGACCACCCGCACCACCCCGTCTACCTCGGCATCTTCCGTGACTGGACTTGGATCCTTCAGGATGTGGCATGGGGTGTCGGCGTGTCGCACGTCGGCGACGCCGGCAGCTTCTACAAGATGGTGAAGAAGGTATGCCAGGTTTGGCGGAAGGTCGTGGCAGCTGGTATTACTGGGAGGAGGTCCGACATTTGGATCTGTTGGGGATCGAGGTGGCCCTAATACCCACTAAGCTGAGGACCTACACCTAAGACACACTAACTCACTCTAGAGTCGGTTAGTCTTTTCAATTTCTagctacttagtgtataaggtcCTTTCAGCGGCAGAGCCGTTTTCTCGCTTCTGGGTGGCaaagcctaccaacagatgaagctagCTTCCGGGAGTCAGTGCCTTCctacgatgaagcccagaccttatgtgatcccgggtgacagagccaacctatgatagatcacaacttatacactaagtacttagaaactgggagactaacacttacaaaaCACTTGCTTTATTACAATACAAGAGTATTACACAAGAGTACACAACATACTCTCTTTATGTGGCTATCCTAGCACTCACCCTCTCACTACTTCCTATCATCACTCATATACCATGCTCTTGGAtggatggcatggcaagggAGGGGGTCTCTATTTATAGGGTTACAAGACCATTGGATTATTTACATGTGGCAAAATCATAGCTCTTGATCTAAATTCTACATTCTTCCATGAAAATATCTAGTCCTAGCAATATCGttgatttattttatttagataTTCTAGAGAACTCTATGGAAAATATCTTATTCTTAATTGTTGAGAAGAGTGTAGAAGTTTGACTTGCTTCCTTCAACAGGATCATTACTAAGCTACATGATCTTCTCTCCAGCATTCTCGTCGTGAAGGGAGGCGTTGTCTTTCTGACTCCTCTCAATGACTAGGTGTTTCTAGGTCAGTGATGAGATCTCTGTAGCCTGGAGTGATGAGATGCCCCTGTAGGCTGTAGGGTGAACAGTTTGTAGTGATGAGATGCCCTTGTAGCCTGTAGGGTGAACAGTTTGAAGTGATGAGATGCCCCTGTAGGCTGTAGGTAGGGTGAACAGTTTGAAGTGATGAGATGCCCCTGTAGGCTGAAGGGTGAATAGTTTGTAGGCTGTAGGGTGAACAGTTAGTGATGTGATGAGATGATGAAGTAGGCTGTAGAAGTGAATAGTAGCGGTGGAGTTTGAAGTAATCAGTGCTGTTCGATTTTTGATATATAAAGATATAGTTCAACTCTTCTACtttgttgaaatttttttgaattgaaTTCCTACCTGAACTGTAGTTTAATGAATTTCTTCTATCAGCAGAGAAGTGGCAAATAAGAATGGTTTTCCTTGGATTCCCTGTTTTGGTTTTCTTTGGATTCCCTGTTTGAGCCTCGGTTGTGACTGTGTCTCTGCGTGCTGACTGCTGAGTGCTCCTGTGCATCAGTTACACTTTTGTAATTCATGCATGCATTGTCTCTATCCTTGCTGAATTCTACTAAAAAGTTCTGCTACTTCCTCTTATCAACTACTCAAAAGTGTTGTATTCTACTAAAAAGTTCTGCTACTTCCTCTTATCAACTACTCAAAAGTACATCCAGGTTTGCTTCGTCTTATAAATTATGCCTTTTGGGAGCTTAAATATTTTGTCAGTGCTCCCTCTCTAAAGCACCATACTACACGTTTTGTCATCAGTAGTATATTCCGAATATATGTCAGTCCATAATGATTCCAACAATGTAACTTTAACTCAATTATTCAATCTTTTCGCTTCTTGATTATTTATTGTAAAGGGTAGTAAAGGTGAGGTTATACAACATTCTTTGTTCATTCACATGATACTAAATTAATTGAATTAATGGTAGAAGCATGGACATTTCACCTATCTTCCTAGTTAATCTTTGATGAGGCCAACTCTGAGACGAGCTGTGTATTTTTGCAACCGGAGGGAGTATTTGTGTAATAGCTATAGTTACTGTACATATTCACATCAGCAACATTTCCCCTCATCAGTAGTTTATACCCAACAGCTCCCCTGTCGTCGGtttaattttcaaaaataatgaTTTTAAAAAAGAGAGTGCTACATGCCAAATTCTTCATCCCCACAAGTTTACAGCCTCACTAGCTCACTCCAACAATAAAAATACATTGAGATAGATGCAGATGTACAAAGGATGTGTGTTAAATGGTCATGTTTGCACCTCAATGTTCGAAAGCGGCGCAAACCACCCGATGAGCGTCGCAAGGGTTAGAGATTTTCAGCGgacgtgtccggggtccgggcTGTCTCGGTGCCTCTCCCACCCGGTTTGTTCTCAAGGATTAACCCACCTATTGTTAATTGTGATCTGGTTTTCAAATCCTCGACGGATGTGACCAACCTAATGACCATGCATAAAAGCTTTCTACTTAAATTCGTCATAAGCTACGGTTCTAACACGCATTCATCTTTTTGATAGATGACGAGATTTGGCACCATTGTTGTCACTCAAAGATCCAATCAGCGAAGTTTGGGGAACAAGAACACCATAACACAACACAAGAACTAGCACGTCAATACATCATCAGTCTACCAAGTTTGGAGGCCAAAACATGCATTATGCCTCCACACAGCCAAATTAGCTATTCATTTATTGTTGGTAATTACATGCCATCATCATAGACTTGGTGCCCTCAATCATCATATCGTAAAGGAGGAATGCTTTGTGCATTGTTGAACACATTTTCAGGATCCACCTTAGACTTGGCCCGAACCAGCCGGTCAAAGTTCGTGAAGAAGTAACGCTCGCCCCATGATGCCGCACGGGCCACGGACTTGCTACCGGACGTTCCGCCGGTTGCATTCGCCCAGTCATTGGTTCCCAAGTCGAGGTCCAAGTAGTTGACGTACGCGGCTCGCGGGCTTTTCGACACGTAGCTCGACATGAACCCGTAGAACGACCGGAGCCATCCGATGTACTCCTCCGCACGGTCGAGATCCGACGCGTTCCAGGAGACGGCGTACTGGATGCTGTACAGGTACCCGGCTCGGTGAGGGAAAGGTGTCGCGGCACTCCCCATCCGCGCCATGGCCCCACCGTAGGGGTCCAGCTGGATCGACCCCTGGGGCCCAGTCGACATGTACCGGAGGATCTCGATCGCGCCTTGCATTGAGATTGGTGCCTGCACGTAGTCGGACTTCCTCTTGGCGTATTCCCCCACGCCGGGTTGACGGTTTGTGAGGTCGGCGACCGAGCTGACGCCGGCGAAGTTCGCCGCCGACTCGACCCAGCTCACCTCCGACAGCTCCGACTCGGCGAGGCCCAGCTCGGGGAAGGTCTGATCCAGCACCGACATGGCGAGATGCTTTGGTCCGACAACTTGGCCGGTGAATGACATGGAGAGATTACCGTTCGATGACCCTGTCGGAACGAACGTGGAGAGGTAGAACTCGTCGGGAAGGCTGGGCGCGACGTACTGCCACCTGTGCATCAAGCCGGCGATGAGCTCGGCCGGCCCGGTCCGGCCGACGCTGAACACGGTGATGTTGTCCGGCACCGGGACGAGCCGGAGCTTCCACGCGTACACCACGCCCCAgctccccccgccgccgccccggatgGCCCAGAACACGTCGTCGTCCATGGTGTCGCGGGTCAGCGTGTCGCCGCTGGGGTCGATCAGGATGGCGTCCAGGACGTTGTCGGCGGCGAGCCCGTGCTTCCTCGACAGCAgcccgaagccgccgccggcgacgtgccCGCccatgccgagcgtcgcgcagGACCCGGCCGAGAGCGCGAGGTTCCGGCTGGACAGCCCCACCACGCGGTACACCTCGCCGAGCGTCGCGCCGGACTCCGCCCAGACCGTGGCCGCGGCCGGGTCGACGCGGACATGGTTCAGGCGGGCGAGGTCGATGACCACGAAGGGGACGTGGTTCTCCGTGGTGTAGGAGAGGCCCTCGTAGCTGTGGCCGCCGCTGCGCACGCGGATCGCCAGCGAGCTGCTGCGCGCGCACAGGACGGCGCGCCGGAGGTCGCGCTTGGAGGCCGGGAGGATGACGGCGGCCGGCTTGCCGACGCCCGGGAGCTCGAAGCGGAGGTTCCGGATGGAGGAGTCGAGGAGCGGCGTGTAGCTCGGGGACGACGGGAGGGAGAAGTTGCTGACGCCATTGGAGAGGAGGCAGGAGGAGATGCCGTAGgcttgtggtggcggcggcgccggtggctgAGCACCGGCGCATGTGCCTGCTGCTGCAAAGAGACAGAGAGCaagagctgcagctgctgctgccatgGTGTGCATCGCCATGGCGGATTGGTGCTACCGGAGATGGATACATGGCTGTATATATAATATATCTCTGATGATCGTGTGTGAAGAAATTTGTTGCCCATGATGATGCATCGAAGTCAACATTAAATAGTCGTGTGAAAAGACCGGTGGCACGCTCTAGGCTAAGAggtggagggggtgaattaggcgaACTAAAAAcatagacctatggctccaactatttgcacaatattaaactaaaatatgctatctagatgtgcaactatgattgttctagtgtgaaactcctatcccaaaagagtttagcaacctataatCTTTcttatcaagaaactactctatgaaagtaaaggcacacaaattgctagtatgaaatgcgaaagcttaaagagcgggataggagaaatcaaactctcgacgcgggtgtttatcccttggttcggttagccacaaaaaCACActtacatccacgttgttgtagcacttactaagagtattgctactcggccaccaagtctcttccgtgaacacaatcacggtcaccttggccccgggttccactaaggagcttctccacaaaggatgggggtctccatgtCCACTGCACAAAGTTgtcatcgccgctccacaccaagtcggagggtcgatgacgtgccggcgagccttcaaaactccaaggtgccggcgcaccgaaatcttcttttggttcacttaagaaccacagcacaaagactCAAGGTCTTGCAATCTCACTGACTAaaagctaatcctttacacaacactctcaaagtgtgctaagggctaaggatatgatcactatgctcttgtatggcttggaggtgttcttgagtATGTCTGGGAAGTCCAGCAACtacagcaatcttcaaatggccgggggatgccatatatataggcctccaagtcgtggagctgttgctccaacggtcagcaaaaatctgcgtaccatcggatgaaccgatgcctttgcctggggtagcgtcggttcaaccagtcacacacagcactcaactagccgttggcctctttctctcctgctgacgtcattacaccggtgttttgctccgatgcatcaccggttcaaccggtgctgaaggatcttctcctaggcgcttgacatcgtctctagaACATAGTATGCCCAATATACTGATGCCTGTCGTgatgccgtcggttcaaccggggCCTCACACgatcttcacttgagcttcagagACGCTCAGACTTGCATCAAACactagggcgtcggatcttccgacaaccatcggatgcaccgatgcttaggcatcggttcttccggtgctactgatttctgcagaactcgtccaattcagcatttctttgagttctttcttcgtgttttgctttgcatggcctttttacttcattccTGGGATCTAAAATGTtctcttaacaaaaccattagtcccattgattgcgttgtcattcgatcaccaaaatcatttGAAATGACATAAATAGTGTCATGTTCGTTACATCGTGGCTGACATTTCTACGCCGATGATTCACCGGAGAGGTATCCGCAGCCAAGGTGCATAGCTGTTCACCGGAACGATGAAGTCAGCAGAAGCTTCCAAGATGCCATTTTTACCGCTGAATTCATGAGTATGCTTCTGAAATCTGAATCATGTGAGACTTGTCAAGAACCACGGAAGAAGGGTAGCAGATAAATGTTggccaaagaagaagaaattacAGGTgaatgcataattttatttacGCCGAAATCAGGCCATATCATGCCTAGGCGACCTTGTGTAAAGAtcaataaagaaaataaagcctCTGGTTTCAAACTCCGGTTTATGCGTGTTGTCATCACGTAAGACTTGTTCCCCTGTCTAGAGCTGTTCTAGACCTAAAACCAACTTGGTGAATGCTAATATCATATCCTAATTACGTACGTGCTGGTACAACTGAAATATAGAAGGATACTTCCTTCATCTCAAATTATTGGTTATTTTAGCTTTTCAACATACGATCCTAATTATAGGTCTTGTTTCACACTCCATCTGAGTTTTGCTGGCCTACTATCCAATGAAACCCGATGGTCCTGTGTAGTGGGCCTTCAGAACAGTTCTGCTTACCAAAGCACAGCGACACGCACACGCTTCTCTTCTCTGGCCTCTTGCCAAACCAGGCACACGGAGCAAGGAAAGTTACAGAATGCTACGCCTTACTTGCCATCATATTTCTGTTTGGTCGGATATCAGGCTTGTCTTTTAAGTTTTTGTAAGATTGTATAGTATAACTCATACACTCGCAACGCACTTACGTACGCACACTcactcacccctatgaacaTATATACATAAACCCTTTCCCTATAAACATCTTTAAAGACTGAGCtagcaaatcctcgagattaaTAAAGTAAAATTACATCTTAACCATATTGTTTCAGAAAGAATATGCTCATGCTCATTTGTAAGCCTAAGAGAATATACTACTAATTATGCTTGCTCTAGTCCAGCTCAATCCAAAACAGTTATGTTTGGATGATCTAAAGTTGAGTTCTAAACTTAGCACATATTAGAACTCATAAACAAGCTAAAGTTTTTAAGTGTTAGCTAAAATTTAGTATAtttccaattcagcgtttctttgagttttttcttcgtgttttgttttgcatgacctttttacttcatccttgggatctagaaatgttctcttaacaaaatcattagtcccattgattgcgttgtcattcgatcatcaaaatcactcgaaatggcataaatggagccatgttcgttacaatctcccctttttggtgattgatgacaacacaatcaaaacaagcataatatttgcaaaaattgacaaatttaatcgcttgataccaattgaaactAATTGAAACcgcttacacttgcttggatgcttaccatcatccaatgatgaATTGGCCTCCCcttaaaaccatgattccccctttgattcTCCCCCTTTTTCGCTACTTTttcctcatgacttgattcacttggcATGTCTCCTTCTTTGGAATATATTTTTCCTTCTTGGGAAAACATCACTCCCCCTTTGTTGGAAaacatgccttgctttgatacacatttctccccctttggaatcaaatcacctaaaaggtcttgcaaaacaatataactcaagagaagattagtagcatagggagttagttccatgactcatgatccaatcatatgatatcaatgaagataccaattgaaaaattcactacggtggatcacaaaatcacgaaactagcatgacatgagctaagctctctataagtatgtgcacaaaatgataatgtgaaaatcaagtgcacaactagatgttataactagagagcttagatcatatcctgctcggaggtagctctaaaataaaATAGACTGAAtgaatttagaaccttgcatacctccgggagaaatttgtttaccttgcatgtatcaatttgaaagtgacttgcaaatAATACAAATGAAgttgaataccaattgaaagtctttaaggTCAAGGATACTTgatacaccaaggttaagcaaatgtatgagcactgtcgtggtgctgcaaaccacagccgggtggcggatggcacccgccctagccctgaGCGTGTGTACTCGGGGATTAGctggtcttagatcgatctcactccagaactcgatgaacacagtaggatttagagtggttcgggctgccggagcgtaataccctacgtccactgtgtgttgtattgccttcccacgagagtgggAAGGTTgcaagagcttgagtctgtctggatctgtcctgtgcacagcgagcacctcccttttatatctcaagggggtgcgtacacagctgttgggtccccgacaagtgggcccaacgtcaCAGTATAAAATAATGTActattcatacattatggcatcGCAGGCAGAGGAGATCTCTCTCTGGATTCCCTTGCCtactcccggagcccttcgtccatcatgccCTGGCGCTGCCTTGTCGGGTCGGAACCTGGtgtagctagtggcgtcgcctgccacatAGCTTAAGCgggccgcgtagcttgcggcgtaggcggcatgatggaaaagtgccgtgctgtcgtatccatttaatgcggtagacgggctctgcgcgggcgtggcacaggcggctgcactgcgctccttggtaatacgcggtgcacagcgaggcctgacaaaggctgtctcgcgtaccgcggcggcagagcacgccttgtccatccgcattaaatgcggtgggtgggcgagtctttctgcggaagactcgcgcacgatcccgcatccccgggacacgtggcggctccggacccctacatggtgtggggagtccggatgggCGCAGGAGaccccggacccctctgggggtccgggcctcggcggtcagctcggagcttcccttccttagagacgcgtggcgtcaccggacctatcctcaggcggggaacggtccggggccgttggccacACGGGAGAGgaaagcctggcctgtgggacctggctactccgtccctcctgtgtagttacggataactacgtggGTCCTGTcttgccgcagtaagagtgggtatccctgctacagggtaccgacagtggcccccgggcccaccttgggggaggtatgaacccacaggtggggccacttctgcgatttggctctgtatAGCTTGAAGATCTTtctgcaggggtcttgaccggcaTTGACCACCCattgggttggttgctgcctcatcacatcgcaacggcttactgactcatgATTCCCACGCATaatagtggttcacctagtcatgcGCGCgatgctcggcattgttgcggccggagtaaacggaatatttaccaccggcgcagttcccgaaaagcttggCCAGCCTgcgattaatgcgcgcacgtcagctcagcttccgcctcgcttcacgcgcgcgggcgacggttcggatcccgccttttcacacctctgttggttacccgctctccctgacaggtgggtctgGGCCCCCTTGCCATGAAATGGGCGGTTAACACtaggtgcgggcgtcgcttgggttccagcgacggttccggggcgcgtcGGTTGAGTCAAGCTTTATAATGGGGTGTACCGCattccgcggttactttcccgcattcgtcttcttcctccaacctttgcgcccctttgccttcgaacTTTCTTTGCCCTTCTCTCCCCTACACAGGCTCCTTTCTCAGCCCACcaggagatggcatcccttgttcatccccgccgcttccagaccgaggggagctgaacacagtgcgccgcctgcttgggtggagtgctcaggagactggctagggggtgcgagcaggctcggttccccttggcaacctccgcgccggggagttcgtgctattcacctcgcacgtctccgccggcgtgggactgccgatctctccattcctgctgctgctgctggaagacttcggcctccagcttcagcatctgacgccccactccctcctcctggcgtccatcttcgtgcacttatgcgagatgttcaTGGGAGTGCgcccctgcgtcatcctcttccggtacttcttcattctggtgaggtccggaaggagcaaggacgaagtggggggatactacttccagataaggagtgacctgccgactccttacattcccggtcTTGCTGGCgggaggtgggaggagtggcgcagggattgggtgatcgccaccaccaaagccaacgagcgcctcgccctgccgacTGGGGGGGCCCGCCTCCAacaaagcatcctggagggccaagccgtcgttgcagccggagttcgactccgtactggacaagatcaggtcgctggcggagagcggcctcacctcgtggcacgtgctcggagacttcgtgaagcgtcggatcgcccccctgaagcagcgacCGCGACtggcgtggagcttcaccggcctcaacgattgcagcaggacccaccgcggggaggggagcgacctgactcaggaggccttggaggtcctggtgcggaacgtgacgggggacgccttcgtcccggagaacctgatcctcccgcagagcatagtccccctctgcgaggacccggCGAGGATGGCAGTGTTGGCTACCTTGCCaaccctggacgacgggggactggccccgcgccagaccggaggtgacccgaaccgtgggctccggatccctagCACGTCCGGGGACCAGGCTACGctgagcgctgcggggtccggcgccaccaTGAAGtggaagcaggccgcggctagcagtACGGCCGCGGCCGGCTCCAACCGGgcacagagcagctccggtgcgtcgtcgggagacgcaggccggcggaggctactccggggcgacgggaccctggtctcggagcccgccgcgaagcgccagaggtcttctgagggcgcaggccagggtagctcccggactgccggcccccacgggtcctctggTGCATCGGGACCACCACCATCACCGCCGAGGAATTCTTCCCaccggcagcaagagcagcagcagcaggagcagctgcaAGGGCAGAGGCAGCAGGCACGCGAGCGGCATCAGCAGCAACAGGCgcgaccccgggttgcgcccatgccgcagccacagggacagcagcagccgcaagagaagaggcccgggctccggggacgctgggtacccggtacttctgggttagtgtcatcctgctctcCTCCCCTATGCCGGTGCTCtgtgttgttgttttttttatgGCTTTCCTGCTTTGCTACCAGGGCTccccgccccagcggttcttctaccatTGCTGGCTCATCGGTaggtgcccaggcggcggcggccttggcgtcgacagcgacggcgacagcaggtgcgggaccctcaggtacggcgaCCTGTGCTAGCCTCGTGGTGCATGACGTGATGTTGACCGGCATGTCATTTTTAGACTCTGCAGCACTCaacgcagcggcggcagcggtggtgtcggtgctgggtgcagccgcgcccGACGCGGCGACGGTGGGGGCGCCGATACTGAACGCAGCCGCACTCGACACAACGGCGGCGGAAATGCCGGTGCTGGGTGCGGCCGCACccgatgcggcggcggctgaaATGCCGGTTCTGGACGCCGCGGCTCCCGACGCTGCAGCGGGAgaggcgccagtgctgggcgcagccgcacccgacacggcggtggaggtgccggtgctgggcgcagccgcacccgacgcggcgggcgcaaccgcacccgacgcggccgcatccgccgcggcggcagcggggacgCCGGAGCCGGgttcggccgcgcccgactcggcggcagcgggggcgccgaagctgggcccggccgcgcccgactcggcggcagcgggggcaccgGAGCcgggcacagccgcacccgacgcggtggTAGTGGAGGCACCGGAGACAAGTGCCACAGCGggagcccctacctccagctccggtcctgctgcagaggaggagttggaggtggtctttggcaggcggctcctgcagctccaactcccggaggaggatgctACTCCGCTTCCTGAGGTGCTGTTGCAGGttcggcggtcgatcgaggaggcaacttcctccgccgaggtggccttccggtgggagtggtctgctctggagagcgagcgtcagcgcctctccgactggcacacccgcctggaagcgcacacgaaagcagaagcctcccgcgctgcggaagctcggtcgaagctcaagtcggaccaagaggcctaccgagccagccttaagaaggtgtttgaccgagagctcgcagtgtcgaaccaggagaaatccttggcgcagcgggagcaggacctcaccctggaggttgctggcttcgctgctcagcggtccgacctcgaggctcacctcgcagcccaacagtccgagctggagactcgcagcgagggcctcgaggtccggaggcaggagctcgacgtcttctctgcgactctgcagggatggcgcaagcaactgcaggagagagccagcCAGCTGGCTGTTGACGAGGCGGatttggaggagggccggaagtcccttgccaagcgggaggctcacgccaccagcatagagaaggaacttgggcgtcagcgagactcgctcaagaagctgaaggcaTGGGCGGAGCAAAgggaggccaagctcgaggagaggtcccgcgagctcgaggagaggtcccgcgaggtggaggtggccaaggcgaccctagacacccgggtgcaagaggcggtccaggaggcggtccggaagcaccaggaggaccagcgcgctgGAGCCCAGCGGATTGCTGACTGGGCTGTCGAAGCGAGCCTCacactggtgccatttggaatgagcccaatccaggtggcAGAGCCGCCAGcctcgatagctgacgccctcccagtgttgagctctgcttcggataggctccagcgcctggggccggtccttgctggacagctcgaaaccgagggccgcgagctgatccggatggtggcggagcacatcctgacctgcttccggagccacgacccggccatctcgctggcgcccgtggtcgatggccctgtagcggagacgggggcctccgctcgggacagcgtgcggg
The Panicum virgatum strain AP13 chromosome 6N, P.virgatum_v5, whole genome shotgun sequence genome window above contains:
- the LOC120680282 gene encoding reticuline oxidase-like, whose translation is MAMHTMAAAAAALALCLFAAAGTCAGAQPPAPPPPQAYGISSCLLSNGVSNFSLPSSPSYTPLLDSSIRNLRFELPGVGKPAAVILPASKRDLRRAVLCARSSSLAIRVRSGGHSYEGLSYTTENHVPFVVIDLARLNHVRVDPAAATVWAESGATLGEVYRVVGLSSRNLALSAGSCATLGMGGHVAGGGFGLLSRKHGLAADNVLDAILIDPSGDTLTRDTMDDDVFWAIRGGGGGSWGVVYAWKLRLVPVPDNITVFSVGRTGPAELIAGLMHRWQYVAPSLPDEFYLSTFVPTGSSNGNLSMSFTGQVVGPKHLAMSVLDQTFPELGLAESELSEVSWVESAANFAGVSSVADLTNRQPGVGEYAKRKSDYVQAPISMQGAIEILRYMSTGPQGSIQLDPYGGAMARMGSAATPFPHRAGYLYSIQYAVSWNASDLDRAEEYIGWLRSFYGFMSSYVSKSPRAAYVNYLDLDLGTNDWANATGGTSGSKSVARAASWGERYFFTNFDRLVRAKSKVDPENVFNNAQSIPPLRYDD